A region from the Actinomycetes bacterium genome encodes:
- a CDS encoding recombinase family protein: MPKQQLAAGVYARISYVRQADGTPERLGVERQVPPCRELARRQGWTVAEPVYEDNDLSAYSGKRRPGYEQLLADAKAGRIKVIVAWHADRLTRQPTENEALIALAERYGIQLATVTGEHDLATPSGRLHFRMLGSIARYESEHRAERLRLKWDELARAGKPKGGGVRPFGFEPDRMTLDEVEAALLREAAERVLAGEGLYAVLRDWHAREIVTPTGKVWSTTSLRRALLAPRSAGLREHRGEVLGPAVWPAILDETTRKRLLELFGRDDRKRQGRPRTYLLSGITICGREGCGRA, from the coding sequence ATGCCGAAGCAGCAGCTCGCAGCCGGGGTCTACGCGCGGATCTCCTACGTCCGCCAAGCGGATGGCACACCGGAGCGCCTCGGTGTCGAGCGCCAGGTGCCGCCGTGCCGCGAGCTGGCCCGGCGCCAGGGCTGGACGGTGGCCGAGCCGGTCTACGAGGACAACGACCTCAGCGCCTACTCGGGTAAGCGCCGGCCGGGCTACGAGCAGCTCCTGGCGGACGCCAAGGCCGGGCGGATCAAGGTCATCGTCGCGTGGCATGCCGATCGGCTCACCCGGCAGCCGACCGAGAACGAGGCGCTGATCGCGCTGGCCGAGCGGTACGGCATCCAGCTCGCCACCGTGACCGGCGAGCATGACCTGGCGACGCCATCGGGCCGGCTGCACTTCCGGATGCTCGGCTCGATCGCCCGCTACGAGTCAGAGCACCGGGCCGAGCGGCTTCGGCTCAAATGGGATGAGCTGGCCCGGGCCGGCAAGCCGAAGGGCGGCGGCGTGCGCCCGTTCGGCTTCGAGCCAGACCGGATGACCCTCGACGAGGTTGAGGCGGCGCTGCTTCGTGAGGCGGCCGAGCGCGTGCTGGCCGGTGAGGGCCTGTACGCGGTGCTCCGGGACTGGCACGCCCGGGAGATCGTCACGCCGACCGGGAAGGTGTGGAGCACAACGAGCCTGCGCCGGGCACTGCTCGCGCCGCGGTCGGCGGGCCTGCGTGAGCATCGCGGCGAGGTGCTCGGCCCGGCCGTCTGGCCGGCGATCCTGGACGAGACGACCCGCAAGCGGCTGCTCGAGCTGTTCGGGCGCGACGACCGCAAGCGGCAGGGGCGGCCACGGACCTACCTGCTCAGCGGCATCACGATCTGCGGCCGGGAAGGATGCGGCCGGGCGA